The Brachyhypopomus gauderio isolate BG-103 chromosome 2, BGAUD_0.2, whole genome shotgun sequence genome contains a region encoding:
- the vaspb gene encoding vasodilator-stimulated phosphoprotein isoform X2 → MSESSICQARATVMVYDDANKKWIPAGTGPQNFSRVQIYHNPSNNTFRVVGRKMQTDQQVVINCPIMKSLKYNQATPNFHQWRDARQVWGLNFSSKEDATLFASGMMHALEVLSAMPDMGYSTLPRPVSNGPSPEEMEQLRRTAEQQRLEQQEREQQERERQEWERQERERQAASIIVPPAPPLAPGGPPPPPGPPPPPGPPPCGPPPCGHPPPPGPPPSGGGAPPPAPPLPSSAGRCGNGEGPEGGGLAAALAGAKLRKVPKPDDGGGAPPVPAPAATSKPDISRSSASMPSGGGDLMGEMSAILARRRKAADKGEKAPPVPKTDDPSNDDSDSQGISDTLRRPWEKSSGIPRNNSLTRGLDSSPTMPSRLKAAGSSNEVESGEESEIERIKQELLEEVRKELQKVKEEIIEAFIQELQKRGST, encoded by the exons TGAGTCAAGTATTTGTCAGGCAAGGGCCACAGTAATGGTCTACGATGATGCCAATAAGAAATGGATTCCAGCAGGCACAGGCCCCCAGAACTTCAGCAGAGTACAGATCTACCATAACCCCAGCAACAACACCTTTCGAGTGGTGGGACGTAAAATGCAGACTGATCAGCAG GTGGTGATAAACTGTCCAATTATGAAGAGTCTAAAGTATAACCAGGCCACACCCAACTTCCACCAGTGGCGGGACGCACGCCAGGTTTGGGGCCTCAATTTCAGCAGCAAAGAGGATGCTACACTATTTGCTTCTGGCATGATGCATGCACTGGAGGTCCTCAGTGCCATGCCTGACATGG GATACTCCACACTCCCTCGACCTGTGTCAAATGGACCATCCCCAGAGGAAATGGAGCAGCTCAGAAG AACAGCAGAACAGCAGAGACTGGAGCAACAAGAAAGAGAACAGCAGGAGAGGGAACGTCAAGAGTGGGAGCGACAGGAGAGAGAACGACAGGCTGCTTCAA TAATTgttccacctgctccacctctggCCCCTGGAggccccccaccacctccagggCCACCACCTCCCCCTGGGCCTCCTCCCTGTGGGCCTCCTCCCTGTGGGCATCCTCCACCTCCAGGACCTCCTCCATCTGGTGGTGGAGCACCCCCCCCTGCACCTCCCCTTCCCTCTTCTGCAGGTAGATGTGGTAACGGAGAAGGACCAGAAGGAGGTGGTCTTGCTGCTGCACTGGCTGGAGCCAAACTCCGTAAAGTACCCAAG CCAGATGATGGTGGCGGTGCACCTCCTGTTCCAGCTCCTGCAGCCACATCCAAACCAGATATCAGCCGCAGCAGTGCCTCTATGCCTAGTGGGGGAGGGGATCTAATGGGTGAGATGAGTGCCATACTTGCTAGACG gagGAAAGCTGCAGACAAAGGCGAGAAAGCTCCTCCGGTCCCAAAGACAGATGACCCTAGTAAT GATGATTCTGACTCCCAAGGTATAAGTG ATACATTAAGGAGACCTTGGGAGAAATCGTCTGGCATACCCAG GAATAATTCTCTGACCAGAGGTCTGGATTCCTCCCCTACCATGCCCTCCAG ACTGAAAGCTGCAGGTTCATCAAACGAGGTTGAGAGTGGAGAAGAATCTGAGATAGAGAGAATCAAACAA GAACTTTTGGAAGAGGTGAGGAAAGAGCTGCAGAAAGTTAAGGAAGAAATCATTGAAG CATTTATTCAAGAGTTACAGAAGAGAGGCTCCACATAA
- the vaspb gene encoding vasodilator-stimulated phosphoprotein isoform X1 produces MSESSICQARATVMVYDDANKKWIPAGTGPQNFSRVQIYHNPSNNTFRVVGRKMQTDQQVVINCPIMKSLKYNQATPNFHQWRDARQVWGLNFSSKEDATLFASGMMHALEVLSAMPDMGYSTLPRPVSNGPSPEEMEQLRRTAEQQRLEQQEREQQERERQEWERQERERQAASSQLIVPPAPPLAPGGPPPPPGPPPPPGPPPCGPPPCGHPPPPGPPPSGGGAPPPAPPLPSSAGRCGNGEGPEGGGLAAALAGAKLRKVPKPDDGGGAPPVPAPAATSKPDISRSSASMPSGGGDLMGEMSAILARRRKAADKGEKAPPVPKTDDPSNDDSDSQGISDTLRRPWEKSSGIPRNNSLTRGLDSSPTMPSRLKAAGSSNEVESGEESEIERIKQELLEEVRKELQKVKEEIIEAFIQELQKRGST; encoded by the exons TGAGTCAAGTATTTGTCAGGCAAGGGCCACAGTAATGGTCTACGATGATGCCAATAAGAAATGGATTCCAGCAGGCACAGGCCCCCAGAACTTCAGCAGAGTACAGATCTACCATAACCCCAGCAACAACACCTTTCGAGTGGTGGGACGTAAAATGCAGACTGATCAGCAG GTGGTGATAAACTGTCCAATTATGAAGAGTCTAAAGTATAACCAGGCCACACCCAACTTCCACCAGTGGCGGGACGCACGCCAGGTTTGGGGCCTCAATTTCAGCAGCAAAGAGGATGCTACACTATTTGCTTCTGGCATGATGCATGCACTGGAGGTCCTCAGTGCCATGCCTGACATGG GATACTCCACACTCCCTCGACCTGTGTCAAATGGACCATCCCCAGAGGAAATGGAGCAGCTCAGAAG AACAGCAGAACAGCAGAGACTGGAGCAACAAGAAAGAGAACAGCAGGAGAGGGAACGTCAAGAGTGGGAGCGACAGGAGAGAGAACGACAGGCTGCTTCAAGTCAGT TAATTgttccacctgctccacctctggCCCCTGGAggccccccaccacctccagggCCACCACCTCCCCCTGGGCCTCCTCCCTGTGGGCCTCCTCCCTGTGGGCATCCTCCACCTCCAGGACCTCCTCCATCTGGTGGTGGAGCACCCCCCCCTGCACCTCCCCTTCCCTCTTCTGCAGGTAGATGTGGTAACGGAGAAGGACCAGAAGGAGGTGGTCTTGCTGCTGCACTGGCTGGAGCCAAACTCCGTAAAGTACCCAAG CCAGATGATGGTGGCGGTGCACCTCCTGTTCCAGCTCCTGCAGCCACATCCAAACCAGATATCAGCCGCAGCAGTGCCTCTATGCCTAGTGGGGGAGGGGATCTAATGGGTGAGATGAGTGCCATACTTGCTAGACG gagGAAAGCTGCAGACAAAGGCGAGAAAGCTCCTCCGGTCCCAAAGACAGATGACCCTAGTAAT GATGATTCTGACTCCCAAGGTATAAGTG ATACATTAAGGAGACCTTGGGAGAAATCGTCTGGCATACCCAG GAATAATTCTCTGACCAGAGGTCTGGATTCCTCCCCTACCATGCCCTCCAG ACTGAAAGCTGCAGGTTCATCAAACGAGGTTGAGAGTGGAGAAGAATCTGAGATAGAGAGAATCAAACAA GAACTTTTGGAAGAGGTGAGGAAAGAGCTGCAGAAAGTTAAGGAAGAAATCATTGAAG CATTTATTCAAGAGTTACAGAAGAGAGGCTCCACATAA